TCAAGTCATTGTTTATTGTGAAGGAAACAATGTGGATGCTTGGGAGATGGACTCGCTGAATGAGTGGCTACATAGTTTAGGTATCAACGAAAATATTGATGCAAAACAATTCAAAAAAGAATCGAATCCACAGCTTAAGATTTTTGAAATTGTATCAAAATTAGTCAAAGATTTGTATGAATTCAAAGTTTCTTCCATAGGAGAAGAGGTTTGGAGATCCATTGAAAGGAATGTGTTTTTAGATATTTTGGACCATCGTTGGAAAGAACATCTTTACGCAATGGATCATTTGAAAGAAGGAATTTGGACTGTTGGATATGGTGAAAAAAATCCTTTGATTGAATACAAATTACAAGGTTTTAAGATGTTCGATCAGTTGGTGGAAAGTCTTAAAAACGAAGTTGTTTCTTTCTTATTAAAAATTGAAGTCACCGATTCAGATCGCAATCAAGATGAATCTTCACCAAAAGAATACAAAAAAATTGGTGAGGAGCAGAGAGCGGAAGTGGATATGTTTGGGAATGAAATTAAATCCAACAAAACGAAACCTCAGGTATCTTCCACTACAAGTTCTGGTGGCGGATCAGAAAGAAAGTCTAGCCGCAGAAAGAAGTAATCAACTTACTTCTATTTAGGAAAAAATCCAACTCTTACTTGAGAATTTTCTCTCATTGAAGGGAGTTGGATTTTTTAAATTTTAGTCCTCATTTGAATCCGAATCAGGAAAAAAATATACATTCATTTTTAAGTTCGATTTTGTAGTTTCATTGATGGATTAGGATTCGTTCATTCAATAGACTTAGCAACCACACCGTCAATATCGGAGCCGTTATCGTATGAATGAGGGTAAACATATCCTGATCCTGTATTGGGGTTGGTAACTGCCGATGCAGAAATCATTTTTATAAATTTGAAACCATTTGTTTGAATATTAGAACGAGCAGTCGTATCGCAATTGGCACCAGGTCCTCCAACGATTAAATCATCAAGATTGAATCCATCACCGCCACCTAACAAAAATCCACTTCCTGTAGATGTAAACAATTCAGTTAAGGTAAATGGTTTAGTGGCCATATTATAAAGAACAGGCCGAAGACCACCAAATCCGGGCCAAGAAGAAATTTTATTACTATCGGCTACAGATGAATTAAAGCCACTTAGATCAAATCCACAATAGTTGGTTCCATCGTAGGAAACTTGAACTACCATTGGATCAAAGGCATATCGATCACTAGTTTCTGAAACTCTAAAAGGATTTTCATATACTATAAAATCAATTCCAGTAACGTTCTTTACTGTCTTTCCTGCCCAGGATAAAATAATGGTTGCTCCAGCTCCCGTTAAATTTAATGCATAAACATCCAAAGATCCTGAAAACTCTCCACCACCACAAATACCATTGATTGCTTTAGATGAGTTATTGAATCCACTCACGCTGGAATTAGCAGAGACAACTGTATTTGCAATAGGGATAGTAGTTGGTAAAGTTGTTGGTGGGCATGGACCCACAGAAGAAGAATTTGCAAGCGGTAGTGCTAGTAATGGTAATATGAGGTCATTAGTTTTTTCTTTCTCAGAACATTGCAAAAAAGTCAAAGTGATTAAGAACAAGAATAGTTTTGATTTTGTTAGGAACTGACCCATGAATTGTCTCCTATTTGCCTTTATCCAAGAGAATAAAGGCAAAAATTTTAATATTAAAAAGTTTTAGTTAAGAAATTAAATGCAAATGATCCATTGCAACCTGCAGCTTTGGGATTTGTTGTATAAACTGTTCCCGATGCTTTTCTTGAAGTTAGATCTGTCTTAGTTTCAGCTAATGTTGGTTTGCCGTTAAATACATCACAAATTAAAATTTCATTTTCAGCAGTAATCGTCCATATCAAGGCCGAAATGTTTGCACTGTTTTTTGGTTTGTAATAAAGCACCCGATCTGTATTGCTAAATTCAACAATTTCTGCATTTACTCGATAGGTTGATGTTCCTGCACCATTTACATAATCAACGTACAAATATCCTGTTGTGGTTCCGAAATTGGATTGGATAGAAACGGTGTTGGAGCCAGGAGTACTACATGTTCCAGCAGAACAGCTAGCTTGAAAGTATGTACCTTTAATTTCAATTTGACCTGCTTCTTTTGCAGATGCCTCTGCTGTTTTCAATAACCCTAATACTAAATTATTGTCAGCTTCCGATTTGTCTACTTTGCCATTATCTGCACATGCAGTGATAAAAAGTGTAGATAACATCACGAGTGTTAGTTTAAGTGAGGTTTTCATTTAGATTCTCCTAAATCTTGATTTGAATTTAGGGGAACACGGACAGGAAATAGGTTTATCCAAGTCAAAAGACGAGAAATCTTAAAATCTATAGATAGATATGTAAGTAGTGTTTTTTCCATACGGGTGCCCCAAGTTTACCTTCGGGGCCCCTTTACAAAATCTGTTGTTGGAACAGAAATGTGTAAGTGTGCAAAGTTCCCAATCCACGAGAAAAAATTGCGGGGAAGATCTGGCTTATCATCTAACATAGTTTATGCTATGTTGTATGCATCACAGTTGCGGGTCAGCACAGGACTTTCACCTGTTTCCTCCCTAAAGGTAATGTCACAGTCCCAACCTCGATATTT
This genomic interval from Leptospira perdikensis contains the following:
- a CDS encoding LIC_13355 family lipoprotein; translated protein: MGQFLTKSKLFLFLITLTFLQCSEKEKTNDLILPLLALPLANSSSVGPCPPTTLPTTIPIANTVVSANSSVSGFNNSSKAINGICGGGEFSGSLDVYALNLTGAGATIILSWAGKTVKNVTGIDFIVYENPFRVSETSDRYAFDPMVVQVSYDGTNYCGFDLSGFNSSVADSNKISSWPGFGGLRPVLYNMATKPFTLTELFTSTGSGFLLGGGDGFNLDDLIVGGPGANCDTTARSNIQTNGFKFIKMISASAVTNPNTGSGYVYPHSYDNGSDIDGVVAKSIE